In Streptomyces chartreusis, the following proteins share a genomic window:
- a CDS encoding class I SAM-dependent methyltransferase, which translates to MTAEYPTHSEYADFLEATRVSYDAIASAYADRFSDWRADSSPLDRSLVSAFAELAREHAPAPVADLGSGPGSVTAHLHALGTPVFGVDLSPRMVALARRAHPELRFHVGSMTALDLPDETLGGILALYSLIHVPDDHLPGTFAEFHRVLRPGAPVLLAFQSGASEDRLHLSERFGQEIALDYHWRTPDHVIAHLLDAGLRLYARTVREPDGEEKRPRAFLLAEKPLAGGR; encoded by the coding sequence GTGACCGCCGAGTACCCCACGCACTCCGAGTACGCCGACTTCCTCGAGGCCACCCGTGTCTCGTACGACGCCATCGCCTCCGCCTACGCGGACCGTTTCTCCGACTGGCGGGCCGACAGCAGCCCGCTGGACAGGTCCCTCGTCAGCGCCTTTGCCGAGCTGGCCCGCGAGCACGCGCCGGCGCCCGTCGCCGATCTGGGCAGCGGGCCCGGCTCGGTGACCGCGCATCTGCATGCGCTGGGCACGCCGGTCTTCGGTGTGGATCTGTCGCCCCGGATGGTGGCGCTGGCCCGGCGCGCCCACCCCGAACTCCGGTTCCACGTGGGTTCGATGACCGCGCTGGACCTTCCGGACGAGACGCTGGGCGGGATCCTCGCGCTGTACTCGCTCATCCATGTCCCCGACGACCACCTGCCGGGGACGTTCGCCGAGTTCCACCGGGTCCTGCGGCCCGGTGCCCCGGTGCTGCTGGCGTTCCAGTCCGGCGCCTCCGAGGACCGGCTGCACCTGAGCGAGCGCTTCGGGCAGGAGATCGCGCTGGACTACCACTGGCGCACCCCGGACCACGTCATCGCACACCTGCTCGACGCGGGGCTGCGGCTGTACGCGCGTACCGTGCGGGAGCCGGACGGCGAGGAGAAGCGCCCGCGCGCCTTCCTCCTCGCCGAGAAGCCTCTTGCCGGAGGGCGCTGA